A window from Indicator indicator isolate 239-I01 chromosome 27, UM_Iind_1.1, whole genome shotgun sequence encodes these proteins:
- the NDUFAF4 gene encoding NADH dehydrogenase [ubiquinone] 1 alpha subcomplex assembly factor 4 produces the protein MGGRVTRVFRTFNVESRARREISKEKLTPAPRHPTSRSNELPAHPEIEAEVRRKDARLLSLLKDVYVESRDPPARVKDGGGEHLPSKLEEKRLTKLGHLGDLDVKKVSKGRISIVEALTLLNNHKLHPQTWTAEKIAVEYSLELKDVHSLLEYFIPFTVQEFPKETKKAIKPT, from the exons ATGGGCGGGCGGGTGACACGCGTGTTCCGGACCTTCAACGTGGAGAGCCGGGCCCGCCGCGAGATCAGCAAGGAGAAGCTCACGCCTGCGCCGCGACACCCCACGTCCCGTAGCAACGAGCTGCCGG CGCACCCCGAAATAGAAGCAGAAGTCCGCAGGAAGGACGCCAGGCTGCTGAGCTTGCTGAAAGACGTTTATGTGGAGTCCAGGGACCCCCCTGCGCGG GTAAAAGATGGAGGTGGTGAACATCTTCCATCTAAACTGGAGGAAAAGAGACTTACAAAACTAGGCCACCTGGGAGATCTGGATGTTAAGAAGGTTTCCAAAGGCAGAATTTCCATTGTGGAGGCTCTGACGCTTCTGAACAATCATAAACTTCATCCTCAAACATGGACTGCAGAGAAAATAGCAGTGGAATACAGTCTGGAACTGAAGGATGTCCACTCTCTTCTGGAATACTTCATTCCTTTTACTGTGCAAGAATTtcctaaagaaacaaaaaaagctatAAAGCCAACATAA